From one Phocaeicola salanitronis DSM 18170 genomic stretch:
- a CDS encoding fimbrial protein — translation MKILRTIYTLCAAALLCSSCQDEEMIKQSGVKEGIPVTIDLTFSAAIPKQETVGTRAGERNPENNVNDLYVLIFNRRTGALKGNVHFFSGEDFINNQNYPTDATLQGTINKISTFSGESMIYAIANAQESPSEYNLGGDASFENTIRSVKDIDDLQQICVELRSRNSTALNRIGETRYLMSGCLYCNIGTDGSITPVEENEDAKVKLYRTDSRINFTIQVGEGANCDNFTLLSYQVCKIPSKTSLVALTDANGNQINYDNRTESPDNYWDTESGLQPLEGNTLSFYVPENIKMAKNSSCTRYAEREAWEKGVNNERVFTNAPENGTYVILHGLFEGKVTESTHVSSGTEARASVDYIIHLGDWTNDSFGTFSNVRNVEYNYVITVNGVNNIIVEVETSNDDQDGVTEKEPGAEGDVFFQDGIFYDVDAHNEALLMKFTLDEITAVGTLDDFFRWRINSPFEEREANVDWLRFRLNEKNNNIYCTDRLQPYPGDSSAELMNLNALMDALKDIRTKKKDSEYADANGDLVVTCFVKEYVYDENVHNWGEYTNQTNREAYIFGEILDSEDGNSSTIHTKYVISQRAIQTPDLYYAGIGFGIETINETGDLPMGNVDPNNRFIDEEKGLDNTVAMLGSLTQTNFAAWGYLDAGIENYYAPVDYQYAAYACLLRNRDENGDGTIKGSEIKWYLPAIDQYSAIYAGTDALSTSSRLYTEDVWTIKHYFTSTWGENQYNIVAPWIIWSEEGFATQIFRGGDAVYESDVEDETDQNVLLGERKRTYRCMRNLGEGVREPYYSHNGNIIEFPHMKERAYRGQVINDVLSSHNQTEEQNRLYRKFQYAENYIQDDEGRNVSYTAAAVRRNDPCVRYSEDGYPAGTWRMPNHRELMLMLTAGLFDSLSDGAHVHCRTSFNFYGKENPRRDGQTKQAYMVQITDQGAIMQIPDVRGLTGTDDTEGFVRCVRDVVE, via the coding sequence ATGAAGATATTACGTACTATATATACACTATGTGCAGCTGCCTTGCTATGCAGCAGTTGCCAAGACGAAGAAATGATAAAGCAAAGCGGCGTAAAGGAAGGCATTCCCGTCACGATAGACCTGACTTTCTCTGCGGCTATACCCAAGCAGGAAACTGTAGGGACACGGGCGGGTGAACGAAATCCGGAAAATAATGTAAATGACTTGTATGTTTTGATATTCAATCGAAGAACTGGGGCTTTGAAAGGCAATGTGCACTTTTTTTCTGGTGAAGATTTTATAAACAATCAGAACTATCCGACAGACGCAACTTTGCAAGGGACTATAAATAAAATTTCTACGTTTAGTGGTGAATCCATGATTTATGCGATAGCGAATGCCCAAGAATCTCCTTCGGAATATAATCTTGGTGGAGATGCTTCATTTGAGAATACAATACGGTCTGTGAAGGATATTGATGATTTGCAACAAATTTGTGTAGAATTACGTAGTCGGAATAGTACGGCATTAAATCGCATCGGAGAAACTCGTTATTTAATGTCCGGATGTTTGTATTGCAATATAGGAACAGATGGATCAATTACACCGGTCGAAGAGAATGAAGATGCGAAAGTAAAGCTTTATCGTACGGATTCTCGGATAAATTTTACAATACAGGTAGGAGAGGGGGCAAATTGTGACAATTTTACACTTTTGTCTTACCAAGTATGTAAAATTCCATCGAAAACATCACTCGTTGCTTTAACAGATGCTAATGGAAATCAGATAAACTATGATAATAGAACTGAATCGCCTGATAATTATTGGGATACAGAATCGGGATTGCAACCGTTAGAAGGGAATACATTGTCTTTTTATGTACCGGAAAACATAAAAATGGCTAAAAACTCAAGTTGTACTCGTTATGCAGAGCGTGAAGCTTGGGAAAAAGGAGTAAATAATGAACGTGTATTTACTAACGCTCCTGAGAATGGAACTTATGTAATTTTGCATGGATTATTTGAGGGGAAGGTTACAGAATCAACTCATGTTTCTTCTGGTACAGAAGCACGTGCCTCTGTGGACTATATAATCCATTTAGGGGATTGGACAAATGATTCTTTTGGCACATTTTCAAATGTACGGAATGTAGAATACAACTATGTTATAACTGTGAATGGGGTAAATAATATTATTGTCGAAGTTGAAACGTCTAATGATGATCAGGATGGTGTTACTGAAAAAGAACCAGGTGCTGAAGGGGACGTATTCTTTCAGGATGGTATATTTTATGATGTAGATGCACATAACGAGGCGTTGTTGATGAAATTCACGTTGGACGAAATAACGGCGGTGGGAACTCTTGATGATTTTTTCCGTTGGCGTATTAATTCTCCGTTTGAGGAGCGTGAAGCGAATGTTGATTGGTTGCGGTTTAGGTTGAATGAAAAAAATAATAATATTTATTGTACTGATCGGTTGCAGCCTTACCCCGGAGATTCGTCTGCTGAATTGATGAATTTAAATGCACTTATGGATGCTTTAAAAGACATTCGGACCAAAAAGAAAGACTCTGAATATGCAGATGCAAACGGTGATTTGGTGGTGACTTGTTTCGTGAAGGAATATGTCTATGATGAAAATGTGCATAATTGGGGAGAATATACGAATCAAACCAATCGGGAGGCTTATATCTTCGGTGAAATTTTGGACAGCGAAGATGGAAATAGTTCTACAATTCATACTAAATATGTTATATCCCAACGGGCTATTCAGACCCCGGACTTATATTATGCTGGTATAGGATTTGGCATTGAAACAATAAATGAAACCGGAGATTTGCCAATGGGGAATGTTGATCCAAATAATAGGTTTATTGATGAAGAAAAAGGATTGGACAATACAGTTGCTATGTTAGGAAGTCTTACTCAGACAAACTTTGCAGCTTGGGGATACCTTGACGCTGGAATTGAGAATTATTATGCTCCAGTTGATTATCAATATGCGGCTTATGCCTGCTTGTTGCGTAATCGGGATGAAAATGGGGATGGAACAATTAAAGGTAGCGAAATCAAATGGTATCTTCCGGCTATTGACCAATATTCTGCAATTTATGCAGGTACTGACGCGTTGTCTACTAGCAGTCGACTTTATACAGAAGATGTATGGACAATCAAGCATTATTTTACAAGTACGTGGGGAGAAAATCAATATAATATTGTTGCGCCATGGATTATATGGTCGGAGGAAGGTTTTGCTACACAGATATTTAGAGGAGGTGATGCTGTATATGAATCAGATGTGGAAGACGAAACGGATCAAAATGTTTTGTTAGGAGAACGTAAAAGAACCTATCGTTGTATGCGTAATTTAGGCGAGGGAGTTCGTGAACCTTATTATTCTCATAATGGGAATATAATCGAATTTCCCCATATGAAGGAGCGGGCATATAGAGGGCAGGTTATCAATGATGTTTTATCTTCTCATAATCAAACAGAAGAACAAAACCGGCTTTACCGTAAATTTCAGTATGCAGAGAACTATATCCAGGATGATGAGGGGCGAAATGTTTCTTATACAGCTGCAGCAGTACGCCGAAATGATCCTTGTGTAAGGTATTCAGAGGATGGTTATCCGGCAGGGACGTGGCGTATGCCTAATCATCGGGAATTAATGTTGATGTTGACGGCAGGGTTGTTTGATAGCTTATCTGATGGTGCTCATGTTCATTGCAGGACGAGTTTTAATTTTTATGGAAAAGAGAATCCTCGTCGGGATGGACAAACCAAACAAGCTTATATGGTGCAAATAACAGATCAAGGTGCAATTATGCAAATACCTGATGTTAGAGGATTGACAGGAACAGATGATACAGAGGGGTTCGTCCGTTGTGTACGTGACGTAGTAGAGTAA
- a CDS encoding FimB/Mfa2 family fimbrial subunit, whose protein sequence is MKEFENKIYRRLLAPVLACLVLALAGCSQDATEAEAPSSPTGGTYLTIVTRGINTTTPTEYEDYVGKLRFLIFDSEGKNILNLSLTNGGSPDIPDHTGDASTDASSVVLDEQNIGQISSGTYTFYCIANEDGYSNTEDELLSVALGEDKDISEEDLDGMQVKFTENDIRKPTGTDKYMLMSTKQDFLIRAGEENSITIVLDRALAKAQLVIQSSDEITDGITASLSENEIPGSYSLIKQGTIRSSLSTLGDDIIELSSTKDAPFYDEAKSENNRYVSEVVYLPERSATDADDALYYSITIGGKSYNNVASIADGATVDYDIKRNYAYTTICTYSQPATLNTLTYTVQPWGTGGGDHTFN, encoded by the coding sequence ATGAAAGAATTTGAAAACAAGATATACCGCCGGCTGCTTGCCCCCGTCCTTGCCTGCCTTGTGCTGGCACTGGCAGGTTGCAGCCAAGATGCCACAGAGGCAGAAGCCCCGTCTTCGCCCACCGGCGGCACCTACCTCACGATTGTGACGCGGGGGATAAATACGACTACGCCTACGGAGTATGAGGATTATGTAGGGAAGTTACGCTTTCTGATATTTGATAGTGAAGGTAAAAACATCTTGAATTTGTCGTTGACAAATGGTGGAAGTCCTGACATTCCTGACCATACAGGAGATGCCAGCACGGATGCTTCTTCGGTTGTTTTAGACGAACAGAATATAGGGCAAATAAGCAGTGGTACATACACATTTTATTGCATAGCCAATGAGGATGGTTATTCAAATACAGAGGATGAACTTTTATCAGTAGCATTAGGAGAGGATAAAGATATAAGTGAGGAAGATTTAGATGGCATGCAAGTGAAGTTTACCGAAAATGATATTCGTAAACCAACGGGAACAGATAAATATATGTTGATGTCCACGAAACAGGACTTTTTGATTCGTGCAGGTGAGGAAAACTCTATTACGATAGTACTCGATCGTGCTTTAGCGAAAGCACAGTTGGTGATACAATCATCAGATGAGATTACAGATGGGATAACGGCTTCTTTATCTGAAAATGAAATACCGGGTAGCTATTCTTTGATAAAGCAGGGAACGATTAGAAGCAGTTTGTCTACATTGGGAGATGATATTATAGAATTGTCCTCTACTAAGGATGCTCCTTTTTATGATGAGGCTAAATCAGAGAATAATCGGTATGTAAGCGAAGTGGTTTATTTGCCGGAACGTTCGGCTACGGATGCTGATGATGCATTGTATTATAGCATAACCATTGGTGGTAAGTCATATAATAATGTAGCTTCTATTGCTGATGGAGCAACTGTTGATTATGATATAAAAAGAAATTACGCTTATACTACGATTTGTACATACTCGCAGCCAGCTACGTTGAATACCCTGACTTATACCGTCCAGCCGTGGGGAACAGGCGGAGGAGACCATACATTTAACTAA
- a CDS encoding FimB/Mfa2 family fimbrial subunit, with translation MNKTHHLLLPLFGLLLAMGCFSGCIKEDMSDCPPPVTPEPEPEPTTGTLKLALTYFMHNTQENGEYVDLFSQQVRKVDVFVFDEEGRFLQQITEETTGSFPDNYTKEIELPAGNYQFVVWGNHYEDETMHNQAEGTSMDGGRMALLSVLNGETDVAMLTDSLFHGMTAQPVTVVNGEDQTVPIDLMKNRNDVRLVVRWREEGHTEYCTHTEHAQSITAEIIDNNGSYDFANNVVDKKEIIYLPGRFAEWYDPVFHGDDRPYPTEQEHVYVADFSELRLMLDNDDAQLVIRQGDQIVYQRGLMDLITRIEQYQTQEGLDREDHYLIELEFACKHEPEDPDPDPDPDPDPDPDPDPDPDPDPDYPTPDPDPWTAITIIINGWNLVDRPVEL, from the coding sequence ATGAACAAGACACATCATCTGCTACTCCCGTTGTTCGGACTGCTGCTTGCAATGGGATGCTTTTCCGGATGCATTAAGGAGGACATGTCCGATTGCCCGCCTCCTGTTACTCCCGAGCCGGAACCTGAGCCGACTACGGGCACATTGAAACTTGCCCTGACTTATTTTATGCACAACACGCAAGAGAACGGCGAGTACGTTGACCTCTTCAGTCAGCAGGTACGCAAGGTCGATGTGTTTGTATTCGACGAAGAAGGCCGTTTCCTGCAGCAGATTACCGAGGAAACAACGGGCAGCTTCCCGGACAACTATACGAAGGAAATTGAATTGCCCGCGGGCAATTACCAGTTCGTAGTGTGGGGCAACCACTACGAAGACGAAACCATGCACAACCAGGCGGAAGGCACCTCGATGGACGGCGGACGCATGGCGCTGCTTTCCGTACTGAACGGAGAGACCGATGTGGCGATGCTTACCGACTCGCTTTTCCACGGCATGACGGCACAGCCTGTCACGGTAGTGAACGGCGAAGACCAGACCGTCCCCATCGACCTGATGAAGAACCGCAACGATGTGCGCCTCGTGGTGCGCTGGCGCGAGGAAGGGCATACCGAATATTGCACGCATACCGAACACGCGCAGAGCATCACCGCGGAAATCATAGACAACAACGGTTCGTATGACTTCGCGAACAACGTAGTCGATAAGAAAGAAATCATCTACCTGCCCGGCCGTTTTGCCGAGTGGTACGACCCGGTGTTCCATGGCGACGACCGCCCGTACCCGACCGAGCAGGAACACGTTTACGTGGCAGACTTCTCCGAACTGCGCCTGATGCTGGACAACGACGATGCGCAGCTCGTCATCCGTCAGGGAGACCAAATCGTATATCAGCGTGGCTTGATGGACCTGATTACCCGCATCGAGCAATACCAGACGCAAGAGGGGCTGGACCGCGAAGACCATTACCTGATAGAACTGGAGTTTGCGTGCAAGCACGAGCCGGAAGATCCTGACCCCGATCCCGATCCAGATCCGGATCCCGACCCAGATCCCGACCCTGACCCGGATCCTGACCCAGATTATCCTACACCCGATCCCGACCCGTGGACAGCGATAACCATCATCATCAATGGCTGGAACTTGGTAGACCGGCCCGTAGAACTTTAA
- a CDS encoding Mfa1 family fimbria major subunit (Members of this family are fimbrial shaft proteins (major subunit proteins), found in the Bacteriodetes. The family is named for Mfa1 from Porphyromonas gingivalis, and is related to but distinct from the family of FimA from the species.): MKLNKYFMMGAMGLSLVACSDNLDENGQSANGTNPNEGTTYVGIALDFGQSVTSRAKYDGSQPETGTPDAGTDGERDVNSVRIIITNTSNVIEKNVFYGSSALQGQDGLGKYVFSITPGEKRFYAFLNEEDGNSDLTATSGTLSNEDLAKAASSFYTSGGTNNATATDFAMSSTDVVEQEIVDNVSQEEATSSSSVNQVKLEVERMVAKVSVALDENMLTNQDNAFTLKALDCKIGNADNYEFTTPSTYTSAGTYRWANNDATGGYRTTPYYSWPATLESAFESWNETYVLSEAQTVYNGTTPSTAIFYCLENTHAVGSYRQGNTTFIRVEATMIPKQVMTFSITGDADKTITPQTPADVSGVDNAKTFYRIVGAPEEHRDNFINTYIFEDELSSYTTALGVDDLADVIAALETEGYAFEKYDGGKGNYTLWVNDYNTDADDKNNNLAPVFRNDWYAYTINSIQLPGNSGGIDDPEQPIHPDTWLGVTLTIKPWNFKDIDIDLQ; encoded by the coding sequence ATGAAACTGAACAAGTATTTCATGATGGGTGCAATGGGGCTAAGCCTCGTTGCATGTAGCGACAACCTGGACGAAAACGGTCAGAGTGCGAATGGGACTAACCCGAATGAGGGGACTACGTATGTAGGCATTGCATTGGACTTCGGACAGAGCGTAACTTCAAGAGCAAAGTATGACGGTTCTCAGCCCGAAACCGGAACACCAGATGCAGGAACAGATGGTGAAAGAGATGTTAACTCTGTAAGAATTATTATTACCAATACAAGTAATGTAATTGAAAAGAATGTGTTTTATGGAAGTTCAGCATTGCAAGGTCAAGATGGGCTTGGTAAGTATGTCTTTTCAATCACTCCGGGTGAAAAACGTTTCTATGCATTCTTGAATGAAGAAGATGGAAATTCAGATTTGACTGCTACTAGCGGAACTTTATCCAATGAAGATTTGGCAAAGGCTGCATCAAGTTTCTATACTTCTGGAGGAACAAATAATGCTACTGCGACTGATTTTGCAATGTCCAGCACGGATGTAGTTGAGCAAGAGATTGTAGATAATGTTTCACAGGAAGAAGCTACTTCAAGTAGTAGTGTGAACCAAGTTAAGCTCGAAGTAGAGCGTATGGTCGCTAAGGTTTCTGTTGCATTGGATGAGAATATGCTTACTAACCAAGATAATGCCTTTACATTAAAAGCGTTGGATTGTAAGATAGGTAATGCTGATAACTATGAATTTACAACTCCGTCTACATATACTTCAGCCGGTACATATCGTTGGGCTAATAATGATGCAACGGGTGGTTATCGTACTACTCCTTATTATTCATGGCCTGCTACACTCGAAAGTGCTTTCGAAAGTTGGAATGAGACATACGTGTTGTCTGAAGCACAAACAGTATATAATGGAACAACACCTTCTACTGCAATATTCTACTGCTTGGAGAATACTCATGCTGTAGGTAGCTACAGGCAAGGAAACACTACTTTTATTAGAGTAGAAGCTACAATGATTCCGAAGCAAGTCATGACATTCTCTATTACAGGTGATGCTGACAAGACGATTACTCCGCAGACTCCGGCTGACGTGTCTGGTGTTGATAATGCCAAGACTTTCTATCGCATTGTAGGAGCACCTGAAGAACATCGTGACAATTTTATCAATACATATATTTTTGAAGATGAATTGTCTAGTTATACAACTGCATTAGGAGTGGATGATTTAGCTGACGTTATTGCTGCATTGGAAACAGAAGGTTATGCTTTTGAAAAGTATGACGGTGGTAAGGGTAATTATACATTGTGGGTAAATGACTATAATACAGATGCTGATGATAAAAATAATAATTTAGCTCCTGTATTCCGTAACGATTGGTATGCTTACACAATTAATAGTATTCAATTACCGGGAAATTCAGGTGGTATTGACGATCCTGAACAACCGATTCATCCGGATACTTGGTTAGGCGTTACACTTACTATTAAACCGTGGAACTTTAAGGATATTGATATAGACCTGCAATAA
- a CDS encoding DUF3868 domain-containing protein, whose protein sequence is MKHSRIYGFAVALMACNGIMMAQSDYTGRVKVEPSVVKAGPDVKVRLDMTLDSVDLKAQHALVLTPVLQSADGQTEKELAPVIVNGRIRQKVYDREIALGYAEAEAGPYAVVRRKNDTSQQLDYEVSVPYERWMRGASLVLREEAEGCASCQMSEYERPLCTVLPVVQVVEPAYAAVYVEPRAEEVKRRDEQCELHLNYRVGRSEVLPNLGNNQEELKRLQDMADRVEANNDFTLTGFRITGYASPEGSYKSNMTLSERRAKALADYFRRTNNWDRKLFSTDWKGEDWEGLQRAVEASALDTKDQVLAVIREEDNPDARDAKLRAIDGGKTYSTLLKDFYPPLRRSFCVVDFTVRPYTLEEAKRIINENPKLLSLKEMYGVAKSYPEGSPEYNEAFLTAQRLYPNDADAATNAAAVWLAQGKTAEAKAALQQVEQTVGVCNALGIVYAREKDYARAEELFGKAAAQGCAEAKANLEAMQKYVKEFNENNY, encoded by the coding sequence ATGAAACATTCCAGAATATACGGGTTTGCCGTGGCGCTGATGGCTTGCAACGGCATCATGATGGCACAGTCCGACTATACGGGACGCGTGAAGGTAGAGCCTTCGGTGGTGAAAGCCGGTCCCGATGTAAAGGTGCGCCTCGATATGACATTAGACAGTGTAGACCTGAAGGCACAACACGCGCTGGTACTCACGCCGGTGTTGCAGTCGGCAGACGGACAGACGGAAAAGGAACTGGCGCCGGTCATCGTCAACGGACGCATCCGTCAGAAAGTGTACGACCGTGAGATAGCCTTGGGCTATGCCGAAGCCGAGGCAGGGCCATACGCCGTAGTGCGCCGCAAGAACGATACCTCCCAGCAGCTGGACTACGAGGTTTCCGTTCCCTACGAGCGGTGGATGCGTGGCGCAAGCCTCGTGTTGCGTGAGGAGGCGGAAGGCTGCGCGTCCTGCCAGATGAGCGAATACGAACGCCCGCTGTGCACGGTGCTGCCTGTCGTGCAGGTCGTCGAGCCTGCCTATGCGGCGGTGTACGTCGAGCCGCGTGCCGAAGAAGTGAAACGCCGTGACGAGCAGTGCGAGCTTCACCTCAACTACCGGGTAGGGCGGAGCGAAGTGCTTCCCAATCTCGGCAACAACCAGGAAGAGCTGAAACGCCTGCAAGACATGGCAGACCGCGTAGAGGCAAACAACGATTTCACCCTGACCGGCTTCCGCATCACAGGCTATGCGTCGCCCGAAGGCTCGTATAAGAGCAACATGACCCTCTCGGAACGCCGTGCGAAAGCATTGGCAGACTATTTCCGCCGCACCAACAACTGGGACCGCAAGCTCTTCTCTACCGATTGGAAAGGCGAAGACTGGGAAGGCTTGCAGCGTGCCGTAGAGGCTTCTGCGCTCGACACGAAAGACCAAGTGCTTGCCGTTATCCGCGAAGAGGACAATCCCGATGCGCGCGATGCCAAACTGCGTGCCATCGACGGCGGAAAGACTTACAGCACCCTGCTGAAAGACTTCTATCCCCCGTTGCGCCGCAGCTTCTGCGTGGTCGACTTCACCGTGCGCCCTTATACGCTCGAAGAAGCCAAACGCATCATCAACGAGAATCCGAAGCTGCTGAGCCTGAAAGAAATGTACGGCGTGGCGAAGAGCTATCCCGAAGGAAGCCCCGAATACAACGAAGCCTTCCTCACCGCCCAGCGCCTCTACCCCAATGACGCCGACGCTGCCACCAATGCCGCAGCCGTATGGCTCGCTCAAGGCAAGACTGCCGAAGCCAAGGCAGCCCTGCAGCAGGTAGAGCAGACCGTAGGTGTATGCAACGCCCTCGGCATCGTCTATGCCCGTGAGAAAGACTACGCCCGTGCCGAAGAACTGTTCGGCAAGGCAGCCGCCCAAGGCTGCGCCGAGGCAAAGGCAAACCTCGAAGCGATGCAAAAATACGTCAAAGAGTTTAATGAAAATAATTACTAA
- a CDS encoding DUF3575 domain-containing protein encodes MRKITKVKCVSHVGAGILCLCVGLMLSVAFSARMQAQTPHEGPKIAVKTNAVYWATSTPNLAFEFGLKPKLTLDVLGGYNPFTFKDNKKMKHWLVQPELRYWLCERFNGHFVGVHLHGGMFNVGGVNVPFGLFSDLEKYRYEGEFYGGGISYGYQWVLGKRWNLEAEIGIGYTRLNYDKYECPKCGEWLGKDSYDFFGVTKAALSIIYILK; translated from the coding sequence ATGAGAAAGATTACGAAAGTAAAATGTGTGAGCCATGTCGGAGCCGGCATACTCTGTTTATGTGTGGGGCTGATGCTTTCCGTCGCGTTTTCCGCCCGGATGCAGGCACAGACGCCTCATGAAGGGCCCAAGATAGCTGTAAAGACCAATGCTGTCTATTGGGCGACATCAACGCCGAACCTTGCGTTCGAGTTCGGTCTGAAGCCCAAGCTGACGCTCGATGTCTTGGGCGGTTACAATCCCTTTACGTTTAAAGACAACAAGAAGATGAAGCATTGGCTGGTACAGCCCGAACTGCGTTATTGGCTGTGCGAGCGCTTCAACGGGCATTTCGTGGGCGTACACCTGCATGGAGGCATGTTCAATGTGGGCGGTGTCAATGTGCCTTTCGGCTTGTTCTCCGACTTGGAGAAATACCGTTACGAAGGGGAATTCTATGGGGGTGGCATCAGCTACGGATACCAGTGGGTATTGGGAAAACGGTGGAACCTGGAGGCGGAAATCGGCATCGGGTACACACGCCTCAATTACGACAAATACGAATGTCCCAAGTGCGGAGAGTGGCTGGGGAAGGATTCGTACGACTTCTTCGGCGTGACCAAGGCAGCCTTGTCCATTATCTACATTCTTAAATAA
- a CDS encoding EFR1 family ferrodoxin (N-terminal region resembles flavodoxins. C-terminal ferrodoxin region binds two 4Fe-4S clusters.), producing the protein MLLYFSGTGNSRWVANSLAKLLNERVCALLDVAARPSLFDLKEGEALGFVFPVYAWGPPVLVTDILAKLQAKQVPSYVYFVCTCGDDTGKTAAIFSRAVQEKGWMCRAGFSVIMPETYVCLPGFDVDPKDKERKKLREAVGRIEEIARYVAGRAEKEDCNEGGFPWVKSYLIRPLFNRFMTSAESFHVTAACISCGKCVTACPLQNVRLEKGRPVWGKDCAMCLSCYHHCPKHAVAYGNLTKKKGQYTLD; encoded by the coding sequence ATGTTGCTCTATTTTTCCGGTACAGGCAATTCCCGTTGGGTAGCAAATTCTTTGGCTAAGTTGTTGAATGAGCGTGTCTGTGCTTTATTGGATGTGGCTGCTCGCCCCTCATTATTCGATTTGAAGGAAGGCGAGGCTTTGGGATTTGTTTTTCCTGTATATGCGTGGGGACCTCCTGTTTTGGTGACGGATATTCTTGCCAAGCTGCAAGCCAAGCAAGTTCCGTCATACGTGTATTTTGTATGTACCTGTGGCGATGATACGGGAAAGACTGCCGCTATTTTTTCGCGTGCCGTGCAGGAGAAAGGCTGGATGTGCCGGGCAGGCTTCTCTGTGATTATGCCCGAAACCTATGTGTGTCTGCCCGGATTTGATGTAGACCCTAAGGACAAGGAGCGGAAGAAGCTTCGCGAAGCCGTAGGAAGAATCGAAGAGATAGCCCGTTACGTGGCAGGGCGTGCGGAAAAAGAAGATTGCAACGAAGGCGGCTTCCCATGGGTGAAGTCTTACCTTATCCGTCCGTTGTTCAATCGTTTTATGACCTCAGCCGAAAGTTTTCATGTGACCGCTGCCTGCATCTCGTGCGGGAAATGCGTTACGGCTTGTCCGTTGCAGAATGTCCGGTTAGAAAAAGGACGTCCGGTGTGGGGAAAAGATTGTGCGATGTGCCTTTCTTGTTATCATCATTGCCCCAAACATGCCGTCGCTTATGGCAACCTCACGAAGAAAAAGGGGCAGTACACCTTAGATTGA
- the rplT gene encoding 50S ribosomal protein L20 — MPRSVNHVASRARRKKILKLTRGYFGARKNVWTVAKNTWEKGLTYAYRDRKNKKRNFRALWIQRINAAARLEGMSYSQLMGALHKAGIEINRKVLADLAMNHPEAFKAVVEKVKVA, encoded by the coding sequence ATGCCAAGATCAGTAAATCACGTTGCTTCAAGAGCAAGAAGAAAGAAAATTTTAAAGTTAACCAGAGGTTACTTTGGTGCAAGAAAAAATGTTTGGACCGTTGCCAAGAATACATGGGAAAAAGGTTTGACGTATGCATACCGTGACCGTAAGAACAAAAAACGTAACTTCCGTGCATTGTGGATTCAGCGTATCAATGCGGCTGCACGTCTGGAAGGCATGTCTTACTCTCAGTTGATGGGTGCATTGCACAAAGCGGGTATCGAAATCAACCGTAAGGTATTGGCAGACTTAGCTATGAATCATCCCGAAGCTTTCAAGGCGGTGGTTGAGAAAGTGAAAGTCGCTTAA
- the rpmI gene encoding 50S ribosomal protein L35 codes for MPKVKTNSGAKKRFALTGTGKIKRKHAYHSHILTKKTKKQKRNLCHAGLVDKANLAAVKELLCLR; via the coding sequence ATGCCAAAAGTAAAGACTAACTCCGGTGCCAAAAAAAGATTCGCTCTTACCGGAACGGGTAAAATTAAGAGAAAGCACGCTTATCACAGTCACATTCTGACTAAGAAAACGAAGAAGCAAAAAAGAAACCTTTGCCATGCTGGTTTGGTAGATAAAGCAAACTTGGCTGCAGTTAAGGAACTTCTTTGCCTGCGTTAA